A DNA window from Archocentrus centrarchus isolate MPI-CPG fArcCen1 chromosome 15, fArcCen1, whole genome shotgun sequence contains the following coding sequences:
- the LOC115793514 gene encoding uncharacterized protein LOC115793514: protein METPAGFWLLAALLVAALSFTQAQTEKKYFKAGGDLRLSPQKVSGSIFSIVWKYDKNLLAEWVEGSIDLTYYSKFKVRSELKIVTGELVVHNMTSGDKGVYSVEINDQVQSLTYQTVEIQEVPKPTVELQPLVCHPTSGSCRLICHGDVANAGPVSYFWKKDDGGWELSEDRKELSPEESNVKTFTCRMENPVSVEDSKPFNNPLYQEKKVNELNSEYWILILGTVVRSLAILALSVVIVYFLCQRLQTVCKSRNDDNAG from the coding sequence ATGGAGACGCCGGCTGGTTTTTGGCTCCTGGCAGCGCTGCTTGTAGCTGCGCTCAGCTTTACTCAGGCCCAGACTGAGAAGAAGTACTTCAAGGCAGGCGGAGACCTTCGGCTCAGCCCTCAGAAGGTCTCTGGGTCGATCTTCAGCATCGTGTGGAAATACGACAAAAACCTGCTGGCTGAGTGGGTGGAAGGCTCGATTGATCTAACTTACTACAGTAAGTTTAAAGTCCGCTCAGAGCTGAAAATTGTGACCGGGGAGTTGGTGGTCCACAACATGACTTCAGGCGACAAAGGCGTGTATTCAGTGGAGATCAACGACCAGGTCCAGAGTCTGACTTATCAGACTGTGGAGATCCAAGAAGTGCCCAAGCCTACGGTGGAGTTACAGCCGCTGGTGTGCCACCCAACCTCAGGGAGCTGCAGACTGATATGTCACGGAGACGTTGCTAACGCTGGGCCTGTCAGCTACTTCTGGAAGAAAGATGACGGAGGGTGGGAACTATCCGAAGACAGAAAGGAGCTCAGCCCTGAGGAAAGTAATGTGAAAACTTTCACCTGCAGGATGGAGAACCCTGTGAGTGTGGAGGACAGCAAACCCTTCAACAATCCTTTATACCAGGAGAAAAAGGTGAACGAGCTGAACTCTGAATACTGGATTCTAATTTTAGGTACTGTGGTGAGATCTCTGGCCATCCTGGCACTCTCTGTGGTGATCGTCTACTTCCTGTGTCAGAGACTGCAGACTGtctgtaaaagcagaaatgatgaTAATGCAGGTTAA